CCAATACTGCGCTGCGATCGACCGCACCATCTGCTCGTCCCCGCGAAAACGCAAAGCCGGCGCTGGTGGTCGCGAGTGCGCGAAAACCAAGATGTTGCAAATAGCGCGCCGACCCAATGTCCCATGGATTTGGGATGACAAAGCAGCCGCTATCGTGAAGTTTCCTGAAAGCCTCGCGCCGTGCAGTAACGTCTGAAGGAACCATGCCGCTGAGTATACGAGGAACGCAAACAACCACAAAAGTCACTTGGCGGAAAACTGCTGGCTGCAAGTGCTCGATCACACGAGTCTTGAACACGTGTAATCGAGGTTTCGTTATTTATGTTCTTTCTTCTGCGGATTCTGAGGAGCCGGATGACCTTGCGGTCGCGGCGCCGGTCTGGCGGTCGACGCTGCGGTTCACCGGGCTATGGCTTAACGCAATGCGTTCTGCCCCGGAAGACCCGATGACAATGCATGCACGAGTCGTTCAGCTGATTGGTCGACTCGGAGATGGTGTCCTGATTCCGGGTTTGCGAGGCTTTGTAGGCGGCCTTGCCGGCCTCGTCGAGTTCGAGCGTGAACTTGATCCAGTCCGGATCGGAGACCGGAACGGCCTTGCCGTTTTCGCAGCGGCGGCCGGGTACCAGCATCAGCTTCGCGGACTCAGATAGAGAGATCGCGGCATAGTCGACGACATCCCAGCCTTTATAGACGTTGCCACCCCAGATGAGCCAGTCCGTTCCGACGGTTCCCGATTCTGCCGGCTTCTTGGGGGCGCCCGGATCGATGCTTTGCGTTGTAAAAATGATGTTTGAACTGGGAAAAAGGATGCCCCTCATCACTTGAGCGACAGTCCCGGAGGCCGGTAGTGACGGCAGTTGCGACGCAACATCGGAGGTCTTGGCTGCCGTAACGGCATGGGCCGGGAACGTCAACTGTTGGAGAGCGGCGTCATCCATGATCAGTTCAGCAGGGCCGCTGGGGAACTTGCCCGCCTGGAGGATGTAAGCCAAGACATCTGCTGCTTCCGTTAAGGTCAATCGGGCCGTGTCATCTTTCGGCATGGTCCGGCGGATTTTGTTGGCCAGCTCAAGCAACGGCCGCGAGGACCAGTTTGCAGCGAAGTCGTCTCCGGTCAGGGCAGGCGCGGACCGCCCTGCCAGATTGTCGGCATGACAACTCGCGCACCGCGCCTTATACGTCGCCAGCCCCCGCGACGCCTGCTGCTCCGTGTACACACCCTGGTTGAGGCTTCGCGTCGGCGTCTGCGACGACAGCGATGCGGATCCGGCAAGCCCGCAGAGCAACAACATCACCTCTATGCATCGGCGTCGTAAAATCATTAGACTGTTCCTCCTAGCGTGCGTGGAATCATAGTCCGAATTCGAAAGCTGAACAATCGCGCAAGGGCGAAGCATTCTATTTCAGCAAAACTGTCGCCCGGCGGAGTGAAGCTACTGCAGGAGAAGCAGTTGGCCGTTATCGCCACAATCATGCCGGATGGATCTCCACAAACGACCCCAGTGTGGGTCGATGTCGAGCCGGACGGGTCGCACATCCTGATCAATACGGTCGTGAGTCACCTCAAGGCGAAGAACGTCAATCGGGATCCAAGGGTCGCGATTACGGTTGTCGATTCGCAGAATCCCTGGAGGTCCGTCGTCATCTGCGGAGCCGTTGTCGAGAAGCGTGGTCCCGACCAGGGAGCGACCGAACACATCCACCTGCTTGCAAAGAAGTACATGGGGCGCGACCAGTATCCGCTCCTCGCGGGCGAAGCCCGGCTGTTACTGAGAATCAAGCCGACGCATGTATCCGAGCGCGGGACGGACGGACAGCGCTCGAGCCTTTGGAGTTAGTATCAGCACCCGGTCACGTTATAGAATGCCCGGCGGTGGATGTACTCGCACATGGGCTTTGGGGCAGCATATTGTTCGGACGCAAAAGCGAATGGCAGTGGCGCTGGGCTTTCCTTCTGGGAGCCGCGCCGGACGTTATCGCGTTCGGGCCTTTCATTATTTCCCAGGTGGGCAAAGCCAGTTGGAGCGACTTTCCACGCTACGTTTATCAAACATATGACGTCACCCATAGTCTTGTCGTATGGGGTGTGATGGCCGCAGCGGTATGGATGGTCACCAGGAAGTTCCCCTGGATTCTTTGTCCCTGGGCGCTCCACAT
This sequence is a window from Terriglobia bacterium. Protein-coding genes within it:
- a CDS encoding isocitrate lyase/phosphoenolpyruvate mutase family protein — its product is MVPSDVTARREAFRKLHDSGCFVIPNPWDIGSARYLQHLGFRALATTSAGFAFSRGRADGAVDRSAVL
- a CDS encoding cytochrome c, which gives rise to MILRRRCIEVMLLLCGLAGSASLSSQTPTRSLNQGVYTEQQASRGLATYKARCASCHADNLAGRSAPALTGDDFAANWSSRPLLELANKIRRTMPKDDTARLTLTEAADVLAYILQAGKFPSGPAELIMDDAALQQLTFPAHAVTAAKTSDVASQLPSLPASGTVAQVMRGILFPSSNIIFTTQSIDPGAPKKPAESGTVGTDWLIWGGNVYKGWDVVDYAAISLSESAKLMLVPGRRCENGKAVPVSDPDWIKFTLELDEAGKAAYKASQTRNQDTISESTNQLNDSCMHCHRVFRGRTHCVKP
- a CDS encoding PPOX class F420-dependent oxidoreductase — its product is MKLLQEKQLAVIATIMPDGSPQTTPVWVDVEPDGSHILINTVVSHLKAKNVNRDPRVAITVVDSQNPWRSVVICGAVVEKRGPDQGATEHIHLLAKKYMGRDQYPLLAGEARLLLRIKPTHVSERGTDGQRSSLWS